The genomic interval CGCCACGATCAATCCCTTCATAACAGGTAATCTGTACAGAAGAATCTCTGGCGATACAGATAACAATCGCATCGAATCGAATGTTCAACCATCTTTTATCCTGTAACCATAAATATGCTGCCTTGCGCATTTTTCTGAGTTTCTTAGCTGTAATAGCCTCCTCTACTCCATAAAGAGGTGTGGTACGAGTTTTTACTTCAACAAAAACAAAGCTCCCGTCCGGAGCTTCAAGCACCAAATCAAGT from Corynebacterium ulcerans carries:
- a CDS encoding YraN family protein: MKATFSHAPTPVQRPQHRVTGEEGEKIAAQWYQAKGYVVVDRNAQFPTGELDLVLEAPDGSFVFVEVKTRTTPLYGVEEAITAKKLRKMRKAAYLWLQDKRWLNIRFDAIVICIARDSSVQITCYEGIDRGAC